In one Bombus fervidus isolate BK054 chromosome 16, iyBomFerv1, whole genome shotgun sequence genomic region, the following are encoded:
- the Dap160 gene encoding dynamin associated protein 160 isoform X10, translating to MATPQTPGMDPWVIQPRERARYREQFDSLKPINGVVTGEQAKEFLLKSQLPPVILGQIWALSDTDADGKMDINEFSIACKLINLKLRGFEIPKALPSALIQSLKSLSASDSNVTNLTNGAANILPQNNVASLVNLSAPPQVPVQPLISGMPMTGSVPRPLIGPPPVNGPLPGHSIRPVSPMTLPGANFSPATSGPPPKPAPPSFPNSPVATGISPVKIPPVSATAIVPPVVQSVQPMTTSTMDLLDLEFSGMSAAAPIAPLNTTPTPMAAFGMAQAMPMQPLSCTSMIAGGSTMVPSIAPMSTGTGVVSTPPVVGLPLVSATTASTLVNGVIAQTPVSTSTPLSTTARPPSIDRVGSVDSQHSQHSVGSPQSVEWAVPHQTKLKYTQLFNTWDRARSGFLSGPQARNIMVQSQLPQQVLAQIWALADMDSDGRLSCDEFVLAMHLCDIAKLGEKIPTTLPIELIPPAFRRQRQSSLTLSQTGTENVDPSAGMPQTSFEDKRKENFEKGQAELERRRKALLEIQRKEQEERERKEREEAEKQEKIRLEQERRRQAEIEKQMQRQKEIEQEKEEQRKRAQEQREAARKEMERQRQLEWEKQKSQELQTQRQKEQDVLLKLKAKNQTLTIELGTLNDKVKELSQKICDTRVGVSGVKTTIDGMRSTRDAQLQEMAALKNKLREQNQRLLALSQEKARIEAKNKLNTAMESAGQEAIKMAFDNKQITLKQMKDKIADLQQQIDAKMADIENNNGQLQDIKTQLETLVADCKNLYLTFEDKKLKVLELRASGGTGAGTDYTTSAWGDSGWNDTSAAVNDSAWPVNDTTTTNAVEETTPGVMKYRALYEFVARNQDEISFQPGDIILVPPVQNAEPGWMAGEIRGHTGWFPESYVEPIDVGSSNDNAFVQQDSVEKRTLEGIAEVPENVSDAGSLGDEPPPVEPIIPTLGLGVVCDIQVTTLYHYRPTIEQHLPFEKGDIIKVDEQQGDWWYGTSGNGAKGWFPKSYVKEISANQTAVVEGLNEYYVALYLYDSAEVGDLTFNQGEVILVTKKEGDWWTGTTGDRSGIFPANYVEKCDAPDQGASITTNVSETTAITETTEDTTTSNHETATSIAQATLQAEKTAEQLEDERQAAEDRAELPDFSAMAAQQVINIGRKPEIVQVIAPYQATSSEQLDLQKGQLIMIRKKTDSGWWEGELQARGKKRQIGWFPASYVKPLTSSSNRSTPVSHGYQDSPTDPNVERVMALYPYQAQNEDELSFEKGDVITVLAKDEAAWWKGELNGMSGVFPSNYVSSMSNEMTTNLLVAGLDSMERKRQEYIKELITTEQAYIEDMRLVHEVFEKPLIESLVLTVDEVDKIFVNWRDIIACNDNFLRTLRIRRDNSEGGIVRMIGDILCENIPRMSAYIRFCSCQISAAVYLQRLTETMPEFVKVAQICQQDLRTKGMPLSSFLIKPMQRITKYPLIIGKILEHTPVDHPDRQYLQEALAKAEEFCTQVNEGVREKENSDRLEWLQTHVACDGLEEQLIFNSLTNSLGPRKLLHFGILHKAKSGKELVGFLTNDFLLFAQPVLSRKSLSSGQQFSFERNEHQKFKMYRKPIFLNELSFLGDLEMNGNISLGSCEGSENSTKILRLKDQKKPIILLAPSPSECSLWIRRITEARKKFMENEKTRLQRQRSKQAQFGACGRILVTVLEGFNLKTIPVRRRPPQGRLRLVIVEAEDLIMLKKGKCNTFCKVSMGSQEERTGVISGTDCPLWDTSMQFQVKDLLEDTLCITVFDKGYYSPDEFLGRAEIRVADIMRDSRDSCGPIQKRIQLHEVEKGIVVLKLDLRLFGNR from the exons ATGGCCACCCCTCAAACTCCGG GTATGGATCCTTGGGTAATCCAACCCAGAGAACGTGCAAGATATAGAGAGCAGTTTGATTCTTTAAAACCAATCAATGGAGTTGTTACTGGAGAGCAAGCAAAAGAATTTTTACTTAAATCACAGCTTCCACCTGTCATCCTTGGACAAATATg GGCTTTATCAGATACAGATGCAGATGGAAAAATGGACATAAATGAATTTAGTATTgcatgtaaattaattaatttaaagttaCGTGGTTTTGAAATTCCTAAAGCCTTACCTTCAGCTTTAATACAGAGTTTGAAGTCACTTTCTGCCA GTGATAGTAATGTTACGAACTTAACAAATGGAGCTGCTAATATTCTACCACAGAATAATGTTGCTTCattagtaaatttatctgcCCCACCACAAGTTCCGGTACAGCCTTTAATTAGTGGGATGCCTATGACTGGATCTGTTCCACGTCCGCTTATAGGACCACCACCTGTAAATGGACCATTACCAGGACATTCTATTAGGCCTGTTTCACCAATGACCTTACCAG gGGCAAATTTTTCACCTGCTACTAGTGGTCCACCACCAAAGCCAGCACCGCCTTCATTTCCTAATAGCCCTGTCGCTACTGGGATTTCACCAGTCAAAATTCCACCTGTTTCTGCCACAGCTATTGTTCCTCCTGTTGTTCAATCTGTACAACCAATGACTACATCTACCATGG ATTTACTTGATCTTGAGTTTTCAG GGATGTCTGCAGCAGCACCAATTGCACCTTTAAATACAACTCCAACACCAATGGCTGCTTTTGGTATGGCACAAGCAATGCCTATGCAACCATTATCTTGTACTAGTATGATTGCAGGTGGTTCTACTATGGTACCATCTATTGCACCAATGTCCACtg GAACTGGTGTAGTATCGACTCCTCCAGTTGTAGGTTTACCTCTAGTATCAGCAACCACAGCAAGTACGTTAGTGAATGGTGTAATTGCTCAAACACCAGTATCCACAAGTACACCATTAAGCACAACTGCACGTCCACCAAGTATAGATAGGGTGGGTTCGGTTGATTCACAACATAGTCAGCATTCAGTAGGTTCTCCACAATCTGTGGAATGGGCTGTACCTCAtcaaacaaaattgaaatatactcaattatttaatacctGGGACAGGGCGCGATCTGGATTTCTATCTGGCCCTCAGGCCAGAAATATAATGGTGCAGTCACAATTACCTCAACAAGTGTTGGCACAGATATG GGCGTTAGCGGACATGGATTCGGATGGTCGTTTGAGTTGCGACGAATTTGTATTAGCAATGCATTTATGTGATATAGCTAAGCTTGGTGAAAAGATACCTACCACATTACCAATTGAACTTATACCACCTGCATTCAGACGTCAACGACAAAGTAGCTTAACACTTTCACAAACTGGAACGGAAAACGTAGATCCATCGGCTGGTATGCCGCAA ACCTCTTTTGAAGACAAAcgtaaagaaaattttgagaaaGGACAAGCGGAGCTAGAACGTAGACGCAAGGCTTTATTAGAAATTCAACGTAAAGAACAAGAAGAACGTGaacgaaaagaaagggaagaggCTGAGAAACAAGAGAAAATTAG aTTAGAACAAGAAAGACGAAGACAAGCAGAGATTGAGAAACAAATGCAAAGGCAGAAAGAGATTGAacaggaaaaggaagaacaaCGAAAACGAGCTCAAGAACAAAGAGAAGCAGCAAGAAA AGAGATGGAAAGACAACGACAATTAGAATGGGAAAAACAGAAATCACAAGAGCTTCAGACTCAGAGGCAAAAAGAACAAGATGTCTTACTAAAATTGAAAGCAAAAAATCAAACATTAACTATCGAATTAGGAACACTT AACGATAAAGTGAAAGAACTATCTCAAAAAATCTGTGACACTCGAGTTGGTGTATCTGGAGTAAAAACGACGATTGATGGAATGCGATCGACACGTGATGCACAGTTACAAGAGATGGCTGCCTTAAAGAATAAACTTCGAGAACAAAACCAAAGATTACTAGCCTTGAGTCAAGAGAAAGCTCGAATCGAAGCAAAGAATAAGCTAAATACAGCTATGGAGTCGGCGGGCCAAGAAGCAATCAAAATGGCATTCGATAATAAGCAAATTACCCTGAAACAAATGAAGGATAAAATTGCTGATTTACAACAGCAG attGATGCTAAAATGGCTgacatagaaaataataatggcCAGcttcaagatattaaaacgCAACTGGAAACTTTAGTGGCTGACTGTAAGAATCTTTACTTAACTttcgaagataaaaaattaaaagttttagAACTCAGAGCAAGTGGTGGTACTGGAGCTGGTACCGATTATACAACATCTGCTTGGGGTGATAGTGGTTGGAATGATACTTCAGCGGCAGTTAACGATTCTGCATGGCCTGTTAATGATACCACCACAACTAATGCAGTGGAAGAAACTACTCCAGGGGTTATGAAATATAGAGCTTTATACGAATTTGTAGCTAGAAATCAagatgaaatatcgtttcaacCTGGTGATATTATCTtg GTACCACCTGTTCAAAACGCAGAACCAGGATGGATGGCTGGCGAAATTCGTGGTCATACTGGTTGGTTCCCGGAATCTTATGTAGAACCAATAGATGTTGGCAGCTCAAATGATAATGCTTTCGTACAACAAGACAGTGTGGAGAAGAGAACGTTAGA aGGGATTGCTGAAGTTCCTGAGAATGTATCTGATGCCGGATCACTCGGCGATGAGCCTCCTCCTGTTGAACCTATCATACCTACTCTTGGATTAGGTGTAGTTTGTGATATACAAGTAACCACTTTGTATCACTATCGTCCTACGATAGAGCAACATCTTCCCTTTGAGAAAGGAGATATTATTAAAGTAGATGAACAACAG GGGGATTGGTGGTATGGTACATCTGGTAATGGAGCTAAGGGTTGGTTCCCTAAATCGTATGTCAAGGAAATTTCTGCTAATCAAACTGCAGTAGTTGAAGGACTCAATGAATACTACGTAGCCTTATATCTATATGATTCCGCCGAGGTTGGAGACTTAACTTTCAACCAAGGAGAAGTTATATTAGTCACTAAAAAGGAAGGTGATTGGTGGACAGGCACTACAGGAGATAGGAGTGGAATTTTTCCTGCCAATTATGTAGAAAAATGCGATGCTCCAGATCAG GGTGCCTCTATAACTACTAACGTATCTGAAACAACTGCGATTACTGAAACAACTGAGGACACAACCACAAGTAATCATGAAACAGCTACTTCAATTGCTCAGGCAACATTG CAAGCAGAGAAAACTGCTGAGCAACTCGAAGATGAAAGACAAGCCGCGGAAGATAGAGCAGAATTGCCAGATTTTTCCGCAATGGCTGCGCAGCAGGTAATTAATAT AGGAAGGAAACCTGAAATTGTACAAGTTATTGCACCTTATCAAGCCACTAGTTCTGAGCAGTTAGATTTACAAAAGGGACAATTAATAATGATTCGTAAGAAGACAGATAGTGGCTGGTGGGAAGGAGAATTACAG GCACGTGGTAAAAAAAGACAAATTGGTTGGTTCCCAGCTTCTTATGTTAAACCTTTAACCAGTAGTAGCAATCGAAGTACACCTGTTTCTCATGGATATCAAGACTCTCCTACAGATCCAAATGTTG AACGCGTTATGGCATTGTACCCGTATCAGGCTCAAAATGAGGATGAATTAAGTTTCGAGAAAGGCGACGTTATAACCGTACTTGCGAAGGATGAAGCAGCATGGTGGAAAGGCGAATTAAACGGAATGTCTGGCGTTTTCCCTAGTAATTATGTATCTTCTATGT CTAATGAGATGACAACTAACTTACTAGTGGCTGGATTGGATTCTATGGAAAGAAAACGACAAGAATACATAAAAGAACTTATCACAACTGAACAAGCATATATAGAAGACATGAGACTTGTTCACGAg GTTTTTGAGAAACCTCTCATTGAAAGTTTAGTTTTAACCGTGGATGaagtagataaaatatttgttaattggAGAGATATTATTGCGTGTAACGATAATTTCTTAAG aacATTACGGATACGACGAGATAATAGCGAAGGAGGGATTGTAAGAATGATTGGAGACATTCTatgtgaaaat ATACCTAGAATGTCAGCATATATAAGATTCTGCAGTTGTCAAATATCCGCTGCTGTTTATCTTCAGAGATTGACTGAAACTATGCCAGAATTTGTCAAAGTTGCTCAAATCTGTCAGCAAGATCTACGTACAAAAGGAATGCCTTTGAGCTCTTTCCTTATAAAACCAATGCAAAGGATAACAAAATATCCTCTTATTATTGGCAAA attttagaGCACACACCAGTTGACCATCCTGATAGGCAATATCTCCAAGAAGCATTGGCTAAAGCCGAAGAATTTTGTACTcag GTAAACGAGGGagttagagaaaaagaaaatagtgaTAGATTAGAATGGTTGCAAACACATGTGGCATGCGATGGTCTTGAAGAACAACTTATCTTTAATTCTTTAACCAATTCTTTAGGTCCACGAAAACTTCTTCATTTTGGTATACTTCATAAG GCAAAAAGTGGAAAAGAACTTGTTGGATTTCTCACAAACGACTTCTTACTGTTTGCTCAACCAGTACTCAGCAGAAAGTCTTTATCCAGTGGACAACAGTTTTCATTTGAGAGAAACGAACATCAAAAATTCAAGATGTATAGAAAG ccaatatttttaaacgaattatcTTTTCTGGGTGATTTAGAGATGAATGGTAATATTAGTTTAGGTTCCTGTGAAGGTTCAGAAAATTCAACGAAAATATTGAGACTAAAAGATCAAAAAAAgccaataatattattagcaCCGTCTCCAAGTGAATGTTCACTATGGATCAGAAGAATTACAGAagcaagaaagaaatttatggaaaacgaaaaaacacgtttgcaaAGACAAAGATCAA AGCAGGCGCAATTTGGAGCGTGTGGCAGAATTCTTGTTACAGTGCTTGAAGGTTTCAATTTAAAGACAATACCTG TTCGCAGAAGACCACCCCAGGGTAGACTTCGATTAGTAATTGTGGAAGCTGAAGATTTAATTATGTTGAAAAAAG GAAAGTGCAATACATTTTGTAAAGTGAGTATGGGCTCACAAGAAGAGAGAACGGGTGTCATATCAGGAACTGATTGCCCTTTATGGGATACATCAATGCAATTTCAAGTAAAGGATTTACTTGAGGATACTTTATGTATCACGGTCTTCGATAAAGGCTATTATAGTCCAGAtg AATTCCTCGGCCGAGCAGAAATAAGAGTTGCTGACATAATGAGAGATAGTAGAGATTCGTGTGGGCCAATACAGAAACGTATTCAGTTACATGAAGTCGAAAAAGGCATCGTTGTGTTGAAGTTGGATTTACGACTCTTTGGTAATCGATAA
- the Dap160 gene encoding dynamin associated protein 160 isoform X13, whose translation MATPQTPGMDPWVIQPRERARYREQFDSLKPINGVVTGEQAKEFLLKSQLPPVILGQIWALSDTDADGKMDINEFSIACKLINLKLRGFEIPKALPSALIQSLKSLSASDSNVTNLTNGAANILPQNNVASLVNLSAPPQVPVQPLISGMPMTGSVPRPLIGPPPVNGPLPGHSIRPVSPMTLPASRQSRQNVAATTHATTHTASKPPARPAPPSVGIVPSTSTTTTTTTTPSGGPSQRPTPPSNIGANFSPATSGPPPKPAPPSFPNSPVATGISPVKIPPVSATAIVPPVVQSVQPMTTSTMGMSAAAPIAPLNTTPTPMAAFGMAQAMPMQPLSCTSMIAGGSTMVPSIAPMSTGTGVVSTPPVVGLPLVSATTASTLVNGVIAQTPVSTSTPLSTTARPPSIDRVGSVDSQHSQHSVGSPQSVEWAVPHQTKLKYTQLFNTWDRARSGFLSGPQARNIMVQSQLPQQVLAQIWALADMDSDGRLSCDEFVLAMHLCDIAKLGEKIPTTLPIELIPPAFRRQRQSSLTLSQTGTENVDPSAGMPQTSFEDKRKENFEKGQAELERRRKALLEIQRKEQEERERKEREEAEKQEKIRLEQERRRQAEIEKQMQRQKEIEQEKEEQRKRAQEQREAARKEMERQRQLEWEKQKSQELQTQRQKEQDVLLKLKAKNQTLTIELGTLNDKVKELSQKICDTRVGVSGVKTTIDGMRSTRDAQLQEMAALKNKLREQNQRLLALSQEKARIEAKNKLNTAMESAGQEAIKMAFDNKQITLKQMKDKIADLQQQIDAKMADIENNNGQLQDIKTQLETLVADCKNLYLTFEDKKLKVLELRASGGTGAGTDYTTSAWGDSGWNDTSAAVNDSAWPVNDTTTTNAVEETTPGVMKYRALYEFVARNQDEISFQPGDIILVPPVQNAEPGWMAGEIRGHTGWFPESYVEPIDVGSSNDNAFVQQDSVEKRTLEGIAEVPENVSDAGSLGDEPPPVEPIIPTLGLGVVCDIQVTTLYHYRPTIEQHLPFEKGDIIKVDEQQGDWWYGTSGNGAKGWFPKSYVKEISANQTAVVEGLNEYYVALYLYDSAEVGDLTFNQGEVILVTKKEGDWWTGTTGDRSGIFPANYVEKCDAPDQGASITTNVSETTAITETTEDTTTSNHETATSIAQATLQAEKTAEQLEDERQAAEDRAELPDFSAMAAQQVINIGRKPEIVQVIAPYQATSSEQLDLQKGQLIMIRKKTDSGWWEGELQARGKKRQIGWFPASYVKPLTSSSNRSTPVSHGYQDSPTDPNVERVMALYPYQAQNEDELSFEKGDVITVLAKDEAAWWKGELNGMSGVFPSNYVSSMSNEMTTNLLVAGLDSMERKRQEYIKELITTEQAYIEDMRLVHEVFEKPLIESLVLTVDEVDKIFVNWRDIIACNDNFLRTLRIRRDNSEGGIVRMIGDILCENIPRMSAYIRFCSCQISAAVYLQRLTETMPEFVKVAQICQQDLRTKGMPLSSFLIKPMQRITKYPLIIGKILEHTPVDHPDRQYLQEALAKAEEFCTQVNEGVREKENSDRLEWLQTHVACDGLEEQLIFNSLTNSLGPRKLLHFGILHKAKSGKELVGFLTNDFLLFAQPVLSRKSLSSGQQFSFERNEHQKFKMYRKPIFLNELSFLGDLEMNGNISLGSCEGSENSTKILRLKDQKKPIILLAPSPSECSLWIRRITEARKKFMENEKTRLQRQRSKQAQFGACGRILVTVLEGFNLKTIPGKCNTFCKVSMGSQEERTGVISGTDCPLWDTSMQFQVKDLLEDTLCITVFDKGYYSPDEFLGRAEIRVADIMRDSRDSCGPIQKRIQLHEVEKGIVVLKLDLRLFGNR comes from the exons ATGGCCACCCCTCAAACTCCGG GTATGGATCCTTGGGTAATCCAACCCAGAGAACGTGCAAGATATAGAGAGCAGTTTGATTCTTTAAAACCAATCAATGGAGTTGTTACTGGAGAGCAAGCAAAAGAATTTTTACTTAAATCACAGCTTCCACCTGTCATCCTTGGACAAATATg GGCTTTATCAGATACAGATGCAGATGGAAAAATGGACATAAATGAATTTAGTATTgcatgtaaattaattaatttaaagttaCGTGGTTTTGAAATTCCTAAAGCCTTACCTTCAGCTTTAATACAGAGTTTGAAGTCACTTTCTGCCA GTGATAGTAATGTTACGAACTTAACAAATGGAGCTGCTAATATTCTACCACAGAATAATGTTGCTTCattagtaaatttatctgcCCCACCACAAGTTCCGGTACAGCCTTTAATTAGTGGGATGCCTATGACTGGATCTGTTCCACGTCCGCTTATAGGACCACCACCTGTAAATGGACCATTACCAGGACATTCTATTAGGCCTGTTTCACCAATGACCTTACCAG CATCACGACAAAGTAGACAGAATGTGGCTGCCACTACACATGCCACAACTCACACAGCGTCAAAGCCACCTGCTCGACCTGCaccaccctctgtgg gaatcgtGCCTTCTACAAGTACTACCACTACCACTACCACCACTCCTAGTGGTGGTCCTTCTCAAAGACCTACACCACCCTCAAATATTG gGGCAAATTTTTCACCTGCTACTAGTGGTCCACCACCAAAGCCAGCACCGCCTTCATTTCCTAATAGCCCTGTCGCTACTGGGATTTCACCAGTCAAAATTCCACCTGTTTCTGCCACAGCTATTGTTCCTCCTGTTGTTCAATCTGTACAACCAATGACTACATCTACCATGG GGATGTCTGCAGCAGCACCAATTGCACCTTTAAATACAACTCCAACACCAATGGCTGCTTTTGGTATGGCACAAGCAATGCCTATGCAACCATTATCTTGTACTAGTATGATTGCAGGTGGTTCTACTATGGTACCATCTATTGCACCAATGTCCACtg GAACTGGTGTAGTATCGACTCCTCCAGTTGTAGGTTTACCTCTAGTATCAGCAACCACAGCAAGTACGTTAGTGAATGGTGTAATTGCTCAAACACCAGTATCCACAAGTACACCATTAAGCACAACTGCACGTCCACCAAGTATAGATAGGGTGGGTTCGGTTGATTCACAACATAGTCAGCATTCAGTAGGTTCTCCACAATCTGTGGAATGGGCTGTACCTCAtcaaacaaaattgaaatatactcaattatttaatacctGGGACAGGGCGCGATCTGGATTTCTATCTGGCCCTCAGGCCAGAAATATAATGGTGCAGTCACAATTACCTCAACAAGTGTTGGCACAGATATG GGCGTTAGCGGACATGGATTCGGATGGTCGTTTGAGTTGCGACGAATTTGTATTAGCAATGCATTTATGTGATATAGCTAAGCTTGGTGAAAAGATACCTACCACATTACCAATTGAACTTATACCACCTGCATTCAGACGTCAACGACAAAGTAGCTTAACACTTTCACAAACTGGAACGGAAAACGTAGATCCATCGGCTGGTATGCCGCAA ACCTCTTTTGAAGACAAAcgtaaagaaaattttgagaaaGGACAAGCGGAGCTAGAACGTAGACGCAAGGCTTTATTAGAAATTCAACGTAAAGAACAAGAAGAACGTGaacgaaaagaaagggaagaggCTGAGAAACAAGAGAAAATTAG aTTAGAACAAGAAAGACGAAGACAAGCAGAGATTGAGAAACAAATGCAAAGGCAGAAAGAGATTGAacaggaaaaggaagaacaaCGAAAACGAGCTCAAGAACAAAGAGAAGCAGCAAGAAA AGAGATGGAAAGACAACGACAATTAGAATGGGAAAAACAGAAATCACAAGAGCTTCAGACTCAGAGGCAAAAAGAACAAGATGTCTTACTAAAATTGAAAGCAAAAAATCAAACATTAACTATCGAATTAGGAACACTT AACGATAAAGTGAAAGAACTATCTCAAAAAATCTGTGACACTCGAGTTGGTGTATCTGGAGTAAAAACGACGATTGATGGAATGCGATCGACACGTGATGCACAGTTACAAGAGATGGCTGCCTTAAAGAATAAACTTCGAGAACAAAACCAAAGATTACTAGCCTTGAGTCAAGAGAAAGCTCGAATCGAAGCAAAGAATAAGCTAAATACAGCTATGGAGTCGGCGGGCCAAGAAGCAATCAAAATGGCATTCGATAATAAGCAAATTACCCTGAAACAAATGAAGGATAAAATTGCTGATTTACAACAGCAG attGATGCTAAAATGGCTgacatagaaaataataatggcCAGcttcaagatattaaaacgCAACTGGAAACTTTAGTGGCTGACTGTAAGAATCTTTACTTAACTttcgaagataaaaaattaaaagttttagAACTCAGAGCAAGTGGTGGTACTGGAGCTGGTACCGATTATACAACATCTGCTTGGGGTGATAGTGGTTGGAATGATACTTCAGCGGCAGTTAACGATTCTGCATGGCCTGTTAATGATACCACCACAACTAATGCAGTGGAAGAAACTACTCCAGGGGTTATGAAATATAGAGCTTTATACGAATTTGTAGCTAGAAATCAagatgaaatatcgtttcaacCTGGTGATATTATCTtg GTACCACCTGTTCAAAACGCAGAACCAGGATGGATGGCTGGCGAAATTCGTGGTCATACTGGTTGGTTCCCGGAATCTTATGTAGAACCAATAGATGTTGGCAGCTCAAATGATAATGCTTTCGTACAACAAGACAGTGTGGAGAAGAGAACGTTAGA aGGGATTGCTGAAGTTCCTGAGAATGTATCTGATGCCGGATCACTCGGCGATGAGCCTCCTCCTGTTGAACCTATCATACCTACTCTTGGATTAGGTGTAGTTTGTGATATACAAGTAACCACTTTGTATCACTATCGTCCTACGATAGAGCAACATCTTCCCTTTGAGAAAGGAGATATTATTAAAGTAGATGAACAACAG GGGGATTGGTGGTATGGTACATCTGGTAATGGAGCTAAGGGTTGGTTCCCTAAATCGTATGTCAAGGAAATTTCTGCTAATCAAACTGCAGTAGTTGAAGGACTCAATGAATACTACGTAGCCTTATATCTATATGATTCCGCCGAGGTTGGAGACTTAACTTTCAACCAAGGAGAAGTTATATTAGTCACTAAAAAGGAAGGTGATTGGTGGACAGGCACTACAGGAGATAGGAGTGGAATTTTTCCTGCCAATTATGTAGAAAAATGCGATGCTCCAGATCAG GGTGCCTCTATAACTACTAACGTATCTGAAACAACTGCGATTACTGAAACAACTGAGGACACAACCACAAGTAATCATGAAACAGCTACTTCAATTGCTCAGGCAACATTG CAAGCAGAGAAAACTGCTGAGCAACTCGAAGATGAAAGACAAGCCGCGGAAGATAGAGCAGAATTGCCAGATTTTTCCGCAATGGCTGCGCAGCAGGTAATTAATAT AGGAAGGAAACCTGAAATTGTACAAGTTATTGCACCTTATCAAGCCACTAGTTCTGAGCAGTTAGATTTACAAAAGGGACAATTAATAATGATTCGTAAGAAGACAGATAGTGGCTGGTGGGAAGGAGAATTACAG GCACGTGGTAAAAAAAGACAAATTGGTTGGTTCCCAGCTTCTTATGTTAAACCTTTAACCAGTAGTAGCAATCGAAGTACACCTGTTTCTCATGGATATCAAGACTCTCCTACAGATCCAAATGTTG AACGCGTTATGGCATTGTACCCGTATCAGGCTCAAAATGAGGATGAATTAAGTTTCGAGAAAGGCGACGTTATAACCGTACTTGCGAAGGATGAAGCAGCATGGTGGAAAGGCGAATTAAACGGAATGTCTGGCGTTTTCCCTAGTAATTATGTATCTTCTATGT CTAATGAGATGACAACTAACTTACTAGTGGCTGGATTGGATTCTATGGAAAGAAAACGACAAGAATACATAAAAGAACTTATCACAACTGAACAAGCATATATAGAAGACATGAGACTTGTTCACGAg GTTTTTGAGAAACCTCTCATTGAAAGTTTAGTTTTAACCGTGGATGaagtagataaaatatttgttaattggAGAGATATTATTGCGTGTAACGATAATTTCTTAAG aacATTACGGATACGACGAGATAATAGCGAAGGAGGGATTGTAAGAATGATTGGAGACATTCTatgtgaaaat ATACCTAGAATGTCAGCATATATAAGATTCTGCAGTTGTCAAATATCCGCTGCTGTTTATCTTCAGAGATTGACTGAAACTATGCCAGAATTTGTCAAAGTTGCTCAAATCTGTCAGCAAGATCTACGTACAAAAGGAATGCCTTTGAGCTCTTTCCTTATAAAACCAATGCAAAGGATAACAAAATATCCTCTTATTATTGGCAAA attttagaGCACACACCAGTTGACCATCCTGATAGGCAATATCTCCAAGAAGCATTGGCTAAAGCCGAAGAATTTTGTACTcag GTAAACGAGGGagttagagaaaaagaaaatagtgaTAGATTAGAATGGTTGCAAACACATGTGGCATGCGATGGTCTTGAAGAACAACTTATCTTTAATTCTTTAACCAATTCTTTAGGTCCACGAAAACTTCTTCATTTTGGTATACTTCATAAG GCAAAAAGTGGAAAAGAACTTGTTGGATTTCTCACAAACGACTTCTTACTGTTTGCTCAACCAGTACTCAGCAGAAAGTCTTTATCCAGTGGACAACAGTTTTCATTTGAGAGAAACGAACATCAAAAATTCAAGATGTATAGAAAG ccaatatttttaaacgaattatcTTTTCTGGGTGATTTAGAGATGAATGGTAATATTAGTTTAGGTTCCTGTGAAGGTTCAGAAAATTCAACGAAAATATTGAGACTAAAAGATCAAAAAAAgccaataatattattagcaCCGTCTCCAAGTGAATGTTCACTATGGATCAGAAGAATTACAGAagcaagaaagaaatttatggaaaacgaaaaaacacgtttgcaaAGACAAAGATCAA AGCAGGCGCAATTTGGAGCGTGTGGCAGAATTCTTGTTACAGTGCTTGAAGGTTTCAATTTAAAGACAATACCTG GAAAGTGCAATACATTTTGTAAAGTGAGTATGGGCTCACAAGAAGAGAGAACGGGTGTCATATCAGGAACTGATTGCCCTTTATGGGATACATCAATGCAATTTCAAGTAAAGGATTTACTTGAGGATACTTTATGTATCACGGTCTTCGATAAAGGCTATTATAGTCCAGAtg AATTCCTCGGCCGAGCAGAAATAAGAGTTGCTGACATAATGAGAGATAGTAGAGATTCGTGTGGGCCAATACAGAAACGTATTCAGTTACATGAAGTCGAAAAAGGCATCGTTGTGTTGAAGTTGGATTTACGACTCTTTGGTAATCGATAA